The Pseudooceanicola aestuarii genomic sequence CTTTCAACCCCGGCATGCCGCCCCTGATGACCGGCGCGGAACTGGCAGAGATGATGCGCTACTCCGGCGTCACCTCGGCCTTCCGTCACTCGCTGAAGATGCTCGGCATCACGCCCGTGCCGGGCCGGAACGACATCTACGATCCGCTCCTCGTGCGGCATCGGCTGAACGTGGCGCAGGGCATGGTGCCGCCGGCCTCCGGCGCAAGCGGCGTGGCGAACGCCGACAAACCCCTGAGCAAGACCCAGCAGCGGAGGAACCGTAATGGCAAGAAATGAGAACAAGACCCGCATCGTCGGCGTGCACCGCGTCACCAAGAAACTCGCTGATGGCACAATGCGGAAGTATCACTACGTCTTCCGCGGCAGCGGCACGTGTTTCTGGGATTCGGACCAGGAATTCGACGAGTCGGATCCCCGCTATGTCACCGCCTATGATGCCGCCCTGCGCGGGCTGAGGGTGACTCCCAAGGTGGTCGAGAACTCGACCGCTTCGGTGCTGGAGCGCTATCGCGACTCCCGCGAGTTCCGGAAGCTCAAGCCCCGGACCCAGAAGGACTACAAGCTCTTCCTCAACGCATTCGAGGCCGAGTTCGGTGAGGATCCGATTTCGCTCTTCGAAGAGGCGGAGTCCCTGGGCGAGATCCGCAAGTGGCGGTCCGACAAATGGGGCCACTCGGACAAGCGCTACGACTATGCCGGAACCGTGGTGACGACCTTCCTCAACTGGTGCGTCAACCGTGACGCGGCCATCAAGGTGCATTTTCACACGGGGCAGATGAAGCTCTACAAGTCCGACCGGTCCGACAAGGTCTGGCTCCCGGTCGAGATCCAGATGCTTCTGGAGCAGGCCACCCCTGACGAGAGGCGCATCGTCATCGCGTTTTCCGAAGGCGGGCTGGCGCCGCAGGATGTCGGCCTTCTCCGGCGCCGGCATGTCCAGAACACGCCCGAGGGGCGCCGCCTGTTCTTCCGTCGGCAGAAGACGAACAATCCGGTCAGCATTCCGGTGACGGAGGCGCTCGGGGAGCTGATCGACACGATGCCGGAGGGGCAGGACCTGCTGGTCACCTCGCTCACCGGTCTGCCTCTCACGTCGGAGCGGGCCTCGCAGGTCGTTCGCGACCTCAAGGATCGGCACAACGCCAAGGTCGACGCGGGCGATTTGCCAGTGCGGATTCGGGACGAGCTGCGGCCCTACGACATGCGCGGCACGGCGGCGACTTCTCTCCTGCGGGCGAACTGCTCTCTCAACGAGATCGCCGTCTGCATGGGCTGGGGCCTGCGGCACGCCGCGAATGTGATCGAGCGCTATGCGGCCCAGGTGCCCGAGGTGACCGATGAAGTGCACCGCAAGCTGAGGAAGGCTCGGAAGAAGGCCGAGAAGGCCGAGCGCAAGGCGGCCCAGAAAGCCGCGAAGCGCGGCGGGGCATGATTGCGCTGAACCAGGTGCGGGCCGACCTGACCCTGGCGGCGGCCTGGTGCGAGTTATGTCACCCCCGCATCGCGGGCCGTCCCGTCTACGGCCATGTCTTCGCGCTGCGCTCCGGCCGGACACGGGTGACGCCCATGGTCGACATCGGCGGGGCGGCGTTGGCCGAAGCCGAGGGGATCAACGCGCTGGCCAGTGCCTGCCTCGAACTCCTCGGCTATGCGCCGCTCGACTTCGGCGTGCAGCCGGACCGGATTCGCGCCACGCTGATCCGGATCGAGACCCGGTCGAACCACGACCGCGCCGCCGCGCTCCGCCACTTCTCGGGGTTGGGCCTCACCGGCTGACCGGACGCCAGGATCGGCGAAAACTCAAAGGCCGCGAGGAGAAATCCTCGCGGCCTTTTTGCATGTCTCGAAGGGGGAGAAAGCGGGCGAAGTGTAAACCGCCCTGTAAACCGGTCGATTTCGTACCCCTCCGAAGAGGGTCGAAAACGTCGCAAAGCCAAGTAAAACAAGGTGGAGGCGAGTACCGGAATCGAACCGGTGTACACGGATTTGCAATCCGCTGCGTCACCACTCCGCCAACTCGCCAATCCGTAAGTCGTTGAAACTATTTAGGTTTCCGTGGTGCTTCGGAACTTATAGCCAAAGTTGGAGGGGGTGTCCAGACATGCTGAACGGCGGGTGAGAGGTAACGTGGACGGGCGGAGGGGGCGGGAGATGAAAAAGGCGGCGGCTGCAGGGGAAAAGGCGGGGCAGGGGGGCAGTGTGGCGTTGCCGCTGGCGCGGGCATGTGGCACAACCGGCTCGAAGAGTCCGAACGAACGAGTATTGCGATGACGGATTTTGCCGCGCGGCGCAGGATGATGGTGGACACGCAGGTCCGGCCCTCCGACGTCACGAAATATCCCATCATTTCGGCCATGTTGTCCGTCCCGCGCGAGGCCTTCGTGCCCGCCGACCGGCAGGAGGCCGCCTACCTGGGCGAGAATATCGAGCTGGGCGGAAACCGCGTTCTGCTGGAGCCGCGTACCTTGGCCAAGATGCTGGATGCATTGAACATTCAGCCCACGGACTTGGTCCTGGACATCGGCCCGGCGCATGGCTACTCGGCCGCCGTGATCGCGCGGATGGCAGAGGCGGTGATCGCGGTGGAGGAAGACGCGCAATTCGTTTCGGACGCGCAACAGGCGCTGACCGCCGAAGACGCCGACAATGTCGTGCTGCAGGACGGGGCGCTGACGGCCGGTGCGCCGGAACATGGACCCTACGACGTGATGATCCTGCAAGGCGCGGTGGAAATCGTGCCGGATGCGCTGTTGGATCAGCTCAAGGAGGGCGGGCGGATCGCCGCGCTGTTCTCCGAAGGGCACCTGGGCGCGGTCCGCATCGGCTACAAGATCGACGGTGCCGTCACCTGGCGGTTCGCGTTCAACGCGGGCGCGCCGGTGCTGCCGGGCTTTGAAAAGGTGCGCGCGTTCGCATTGTAGGGGCGCGCCCGGCGCCCTATATGCGCCGGACGTCAA encodes the following:
- a CDS encoding tyrosine-type recombinase/integrase, whose amino-acid sequence is MARNENKTRIVGVHRVTKKLADGTMRKYHYVFRGSGTCFWDSDQEFDESDPRYVTAYDAALRGLRVTPKVVENSTASVLERYRDSREFRKLKPRTQKDYKLFLNAFEAEFGEDPISLFEEAESLGEIRKWRSDKWGHSDKRYDYAGTVVTTFLNWCVNRDAAIKVHFHTGQMKLYKSDRSDKVWLPVEIQMLLEQATPDERRIVIAFSEGGLAPQDVGLLRRRHVQNTPEGRRLFFRRQKTNNPVSIPVTEALGELIDTMPEGQDLLVTSLTGLPLTSERASQVVRDLKDRHNAKVDAGDLPVRIRDELRPYDMRGTAATSLLRANCSLNEIAVCMGWGLRHAANVIERYAAQVPEVTDEVHRKLRKARKKAEKAERKAAQKAAKRGGA
- a CDS encoding protein-L-isoaspartate O-methyltransferase family protein, whose amino-acid sequence is MTDFAARRRMMVDTQVRPSDVTKYPIISAMLSVPREAFVPADRQEAAYLGENIELGGNRVLLEPRTLAKMLDALNIQPTDLVLDIGPAHGYSAAVIARMAEAVIAVEEDAQFVSDAQQALTAEDADNVVLQDGALTAGAPEHGPYDVMILQGAVEIVPDALLDQLKEGGRIAALFSEGHLGAVRIGYKIDGAVTWRFAFNAGAPVLPGFEKVRAFAL